The sequence GACCGCACCACGCTTCCCCTGGGCTGCGGCCAGCGCAGGGGTTTCCTACGATTTTCTAAATAAAGCCTTTGACATTCCAGCCCCGGGCCTCTCCTTCACACCAGAAAGGCTGGGGGGGCCACGGGGAGAAATGGGGGCTGTGCTGGTCCCACTTGgtcctgctgcaccccccccAGCgggctctccccagccccgtgccctggCTGCGACCAGCACCACGGTGCGTGCCAAGCAGGTTTATTGATGGCCTGGTGCCCCGGGGCAGGGTGCGGGGCAAGCAGGGGGGGCGAGTGCAGTGCTgcgtgccgggggggctggggctccgcgtgggggggtcccagctcaccagcagagctgccccGGGCAGTACTTGTCGATGAGGGACTGGTAGTAGCCCCGCAGCTCCTGCACATcgggcagctcctcctgcttgGTGTAGAGGTCGAACTTGCTGTGGGAGCGAGTAGGGGTtagagccgggggggggtcacaacGTCCCAGCCCCCCCCTCAGCTCCCCGGCCACGCACTTGAGCTCCTTGACCCAGGGCAGCATGCGCAGGTCCTCCTCGCTGCAGAGGTGCCCGTAGTCCCCGTGCGCGTGCCACGGGTAGAAGGAGTGGAAGCGAACCATGTAGAAggcctgggggcgggggggggacagggccgtggcatgggggggctgtgggtgcccGGCCCCCTGCCCCTCGGGGCGCCCACCCTGCGCCCCCTGCCCTCACCTCCTTGGGCAGGGCGAagttgttgaacttcatgaccCTGTACATGTACTCTGGGGAGAGAGCgggcggctgggggggccgggcagCCACTGCCCCCGGACCCACGGCTCCGGATGGGGGCAGagcccctgcgccccccccaaaaaagggggctgggggtgtccccacacTGCAGCTCACCGTCGTGTCCCCAGGACATGAGCACGTTCTCCAGGCCGCAGTGGGGCTGGTACATCCCGCACTCCGTGCTGGGGGGC comes from Anser cygnoides isolate HZ-2024a breed goose chromosome 1, Taihu_goose_T2T_genome, whole genome shotgun sequence and encodes:
- the MIOX gene encoding inositol oxygenase isoform X3; translated protein: MRPPRVDADPSEEPQPGKAKSEYRNYTEGKLLDRVYTTYLLMHTHQTVDFVRRKSAEYGGCSLRRMSVMEALELLDQLVDESDPDVDFPNSFHAYQTAEGIRRAHPDKGPPGTPVAAPQWAVVGDTFPVGCKVQKSVVFSDSTFHENPDSRDPRYSTECGMYQPHCGLENVLMSWGHDGLLHGSLPLLLPVARARGLRAPLQRGGPAHAALGQGAQQVRPLHQAGGAARCAGAAGLLPVPHRQVLPGAALLVSWDPPTRSPSPPGTQHCTRPPCLPRTLPRGTRPSINLLGTHRGAGRSQGTGLGRARWGGCSRTKWDQHSPHFSPWPPQPFWCEGEARGWNVKGFI
- the MIOX gene encoding inositol oxygenase isoform X2; this encodes MRPPRVDADPSEEPQPGKAKSEYRNYTEGKLLDRVYTTYLLMHTHQTVDFVRRKSAEYGGCSLRRMSVMEALELLDQLVDESDPDVDFPNSFHAYQTAEGIRRAHPDKVGRGGGHLPRGLQGAEVRGLQRLHLPREPRQQGPPVQHGVRDVPAPLRPGERAHVLGTRRVHVQGHEVQQLRPAQGGLLHGSLPLLLPVARARGLRAPLQRGGPAHAALGQGAQQVRPLHQAGGAARCAGAAGLLPVPHRQVLPGAALLVSWDPPTRSPSPPGTQHCTRPPCLPRTLPRGTRPSINLLGTHRGAGRSQGTGLGRARWGGCSRTKWDQHSPHFSPWPPQPFWCEGEARGWNVKGFI
- the MIOX gene encoding inositol oxygenase isoform X1; protein product: MRPPRVDADPSEEPQPGKAKSEYRNYTEGKLLDRVYTTYLLMHTHQTVDFVRRKSAEYGGCSLRRMSVMEALELLDQLVDESDPDVDFPNSFHAYQTAEGIRRAHPDKDWFHLVGLLHDMGKVLALFGEPQWAVVGDTFPVGCKVQKSVVFSDSTFHENPDSRDPRYSTECGMYQPHCGLENVLMSWGHDGLLHGSLPLLLPVARARGLRAPLQRGGPAHAALGQGAQQVRPLHQAGGAARCAGAAGLLPVPHRQVLPGAALLVSWDPPTRSPSPPGTQHCTRPPCLPRTLPRGTRPSINLLGTHRGAGRSQGTGLGRARWGGCSRTKWDQHSPHFSPWPPQPFWCEGEARGWNVKGFI